The segment AACTCTCAATATCTGAAGGTCAAGGGCTGAATGTCTAAGTCATCTACAGAGATTTATATCCtctattaaatttttgattagaataaaaaaaggtCATTTTGTTAGAGagataaattatgaaataaagtGTCTACAGCATCAAATAGCTCTTAGTtctaaaattaagtaaaagGATCAATATTCTGCaatttaaattcttaatttatcaaaatagaattataacaatgttaatattcaaataaatatgacTATAAACTGTAGCTTCATTTAAGTAACACACCCAGTATTATAAGTGAGCATGAGTTGCAAATACGAAGCCTATATTCTAGcacatattgtataaatatagatacaaCTTGAATATAGTAGTAACTATTATGCCAGATGtgcatatatttaatatattgatttattatataatatcaaacaTAAACTAACCTGGTCGTCCAAGTACAACATAGAAATCCAAGCCATAAATACCAATGCTGGGGTCATATTTAATTCCTAAGTCAATGTGTTCTTGAATACCAAAACCGAAGTTTCCAGTGCcagagaaattttcttttctcaattCATATTCCCGTACCTTTAAAAGGAAAAGCAAAATTGAacacttaaaaaaaaaattgaatgtaGAACATTCTTATCAGTAAAGAATTACCTTCAATCCACGTTCAAGAATTTCCTCAGCTTTAGCACCTCGTACTGTACAATGTACtgcaattttttcattacGGCGAATGCCAAATGAACGCACAGTATATCTTGCTTTAGAAAAAACAGGTTGCTGTCCAGTTAATTGTTCCAATACctacaaaaatttgaaacattttaatttgaaaatcgttatttatattaatctatatttaattacaaaaaagattaatttttaagaaaccaacttttattattagagatatagaaatatatatataatacatatataagtcaataattatgatgtaataaaaGAACACATAGAAGTTAAAACAATTTGAAATgaacaaaatacaaataacatAATTGGTACCTTTGCAGCACGAGTGAGTCTATCACCAGATTCACCGACACAGATGTTTAAACAAAGTTTACGAATGCGTACTTCACGCATCACATTCTTGGATGAATCCTTTGGCTCTTTCCGCACTTTTTTTGCTACCACTTTCTTTACATCCTGAAAAAAAGTTTGCCAATACGCTTCATTCAACGAAAACTACTCATTTTAAATACTGTatacaaacgtaaaaaatattcgaaatattgacttgttttataacaataaattatgatATCAAGATGTTTAATCTattcatattaatttcttgAATTAGTATTATAAGCAACTATTCCATAAGTCTTATAAACATCATGAAACAAATTTAGGTTATACTAGCGAACATGCTGATAAACCTTGCCTAACTGTCATATataaaactttaaatattaaagtattaatgaaaaagaaattgatcaATGTTAAATAAGTAAAGATGATTtctttgtaatatataaacaatCTTCCTTTTAGGCATGATGTCTTTGATatttaaagattataaaatttgttttcaaaaCGATGACTCCACACTCACCGCCATGATGAAGAGGAAAGAACGGAACTACGCACGCGCACAAATTAAGATACATTCTGGTGAGTACTAGAAGAATGTGATTCTAAAGTAAGAATGTTGccaaattaataaaagtaaatttaaagtaaaattaaaacatgTTGTTTATCCACATACAATccgataatataaaaataggatTATTTAGAACATAtgtaattaaaagatatttaaacgcTGTTATAGCTtctatgtataaattataattgtatgcATGTACCAtgtgattattattttttatatgaagttgcaaataatagtaaatttgaataatttaatgttttataattccacgttatatgctaaaatatctaataatataaaagaaataaaaaataaaaattacttgaaaaagaaaattagttCCTAGGattaataatatgaataatattgcgttaaaaataatacatatttcgtaattaatgtttgattaaataatattgagAAAAAACAGTATATgcgtatattttactttataatatatttttttaatgataatacAATTTCGCTGCTCCAGCCAATCAGGAGTCAACTAGGCGGGAATTTGGCAAAATAAAGCATCACTTTAGTGTCGGTAATCATGCTTGCTTTTATATCGAtagtattttcataaatagatttttaaatttttgtacatatatacaggaattataaaaaaatcctATAGATTTCTGATAGGTAAGATTTATGAGAATATCTTTAGTTTTTTGATAGAATTAGGTTTCTGATAGGTAGGGTCTATATAAGAGCTtccaatttcatttaaatcaatctagttttaaattaattttaggcATTTCTTCAAAACCAGTGGGAAGATATACAcaagatatacatatgtacaaatataGATACAAGATATTTAAGTGTGTATGTAAGAATgtatacacaatatatatacatgaaaaGTATTCAAGACTCTGGAGGTATGATGTACAGACAGGTCTGGACACTCCTATACTGAAAGTACTGACGAAACCATAAAGCATCCATAAAGCATTCTGCTCATGCGTGACATGCTATGAATGTCTCAGACAGAAACAGAGATACTTCACTTACCTCTGTCTATCTCGTAAGAACTTTGTTGTCTTCCATGTTGATTTCTCACGAC is part of the Bombus fervidus isolate BK054 chromosome 7, iyBomFerv1, whole genome shotgun sequence genome and harbors:
- the Rpl11 gene encoding ribosomal protein L11, giving the protein MADVKKVVAKKVRKEPKDSSKNVMREVRIRKLCLNICVGESGDRLTRAAKVLEQLTGQQPVFSKARYTVRSFGIRRNEKIAVHCTVRGAKAEEILERGLKVREYELRKENFSGTGNFGFGIQEHIDLGIKYDPSIGIYGLDFYVVLGRPGFNVAHRRRKTGKVGFQHRLTKEDAMKWFQQKYDGIIIAGKK